In one Nostoc sp. KVJ3 genomic region, the following are encoded:
- the nadC gene encoding carboxylating nicotinate-nucleotide diphosphorylase, translating into MSSYAVLPPWLVLDPILRGCLLEDIGRGDRTTSALLVEDVTLGKALWIAKASGIIAGLPVAARVFQILNEKVSFVAVAAEGTWCEPGQVVAEIHGSLDALLMGERVALNLAMHLSGIATLTNIYIEKIADLPAQLVDTRKTTPGLRLLEKYATALGGAINHRMGLDDAVMIKDNHIAAAGGIGEAVTRIRSRIPYPLTIEVETESLEQVKEALQHNADIIMLDNMPVDMMREAMQLIRQHDSRVKIEASGNVTLETIRGIAETGVDYISSSAPITQSKWLDLSMRIVL; encoded by the coding sequence GTGAGCAGTTATGCTGTTTTACCGCCTTGGCTGGTTTTAGATCCAATCTTGCGCGGCTGCTTGTTGGAGGATATTGGTAGGGGAGATCGCACAACAAGTGCGCTATTAGTAGAAGATGTGACGCTAGGTAAGGCTTTATGGATAGCTAAAGCTTCAGGAATAATTGCTGGTTTACCAGTTGCAGCTAGGGTATTTCAAATTTTGAATGAAAAAGTCAGCTTTGTGGCGGTTGCGGCTGAAGGTACATGGTGTGAGCCGGGACAGGTGGTAGCTGAAATTCATGGTTCGCTAGATGCGCTACTGATGGGGGAACGAGTTGCTCTGAATTTAGCTATGCACTTGAGTGGGATTGCTACGCTCACTAATATATATATAGAGAAAATTGCTGATTTACCTGCTCAGTTGGTGGATACGCGCAAAACTACACCAGGGCTGAGACTATTGGAAAAGTACGCGACTGCTTTGGGTGGGGCGATTAATCACCGTATGGGGTTGGATGATGCGGTGATGATTAAGGATAATCACATTGCTGCGGCTGGGGGAATTGGAGAAGCTGTTACCCGTATTCGTTCTCGGATTCCTTATCCTTTGACTATAGAGGTAGAGACAGAAAGTTTAGAGCAGGTGAAAGAAGCTTTGCAGCACAATGCTGACATTATTATGTTGGACAATATGCCTGTGGATATGATGCGTGAGGCGATGCAGTTGATTCGCCAGCACGATAGCCGGGTGAAAATTGAAGCTTCGGGGAATGTTACTTTAGAGACGATTCGCGGTATAGCAGAGACAGGTGTTGACTATATTTCTAGCAGTGCCCCGATTACTCAGTCGAAGTGGTTGGATTTGAGTATGAGGATTGTACTTTAG
- a CDS encoding sensor histidine kinase — MDKRNQPSPDRSRWQFDEDSLSYAFGTNPKTPIALLVLDPNGNILYQSNSLPADVEVNHLLLERLQLIPLPPPPQREPSPPSNRNPSIGRPPFLRPRPTQFVTTQTAKAVWRIGATKFPNAQVAIAVNLQAVDQEMATIQNIFLVSIPGALLLVAMGAWFVSGGALRPIWQLTGVIQQVTVKGLDQRIPIGTTDMEFVELIQVFNLMLERLERSFTQASRFSGDAAHELKTPLTILQGELERTLQQVDPGSEVQQRLSNLLDEVRRLSGIMRKLLLLSLADAGKMSLYLVKVDMSELLMEMLEDMEMLAPHLIVQTDFTDGLWIKGDRDLLIQVLQNLFSNAIKYNLTNGWIKIRAHQTQTTLHVTIANASKDIPVRESLHIFDRFYRGDPARTLKIEGIGLGLSLAREIARAHHGDLTLSSTSSGQTAFTLTLPTKEVGGRRQKEN, encoded by the coding sequence TTGGACAAAAGAAACCAACCGTCACCCGATCGCTCGCGATGGCAGTTTGACGAAGACTCATTATCTTATGCCTTCGGAACCAATCCAAAGACCCCTATTGCTCTATTAGTACTCGATCCAAACGGCAACATCCTTTATCAATCTAACTCCTTACCTGCCGACGTTGAAGTAAATCATCTGCTGCTTGAGCGTCTTCAGTTGATACCCTTACCACCACCTCCGCAGAGGGAACCATCGCCACCCTCCAATAGAAATCCATCCATTGGGCGGCCACCCTTTCTTCGTCCACGGCCAACTCAATTTGTTACTACGCAGACAGCAAAAGCAGTTTGGCGGATTGGAGCAACTAAATTTCCCAATGCTCAGGTTGCCATTGCCGTTAATTTGCAAGCTGTCGATCAAGAAATGGCTACCATTCAGAATATTTTCCTGGTTTCAATTCCGGGAGCGCTTTTGCTAGTTGCGATGGGTGCATGGTTCGTTTCTGGTGGTGCTTTGCGTCCCATCTGGCAATTAACGGGTGTTATTCAACAGGTAACTGTCAAAGGGCTAGATCAACGGATTCCTATTGGGACAACTGATATGGAATTTGTAGAACTGATTCAGGTATTTAACCTGATGCTAGAACGCTTGGAACGCAGCTTTACCCAAGCTTCCCGCTTTAGTGGTGACGCGGCTCATGAACTAAAAACTCCACTAACTATTTTGCAAGGCGAACTAGAACGAACGCTGCAACAGGTTGATCCTGGAAGTGAAGTGCAACAGCGCTTAAGCAACCTGTTGGATGAGGTGCGCCGCTTAAGTGGAATTATGCGGAAACTCTTGTTGCTATCTCTGGCAGATGCGGGAAAAATGAGCTTGTATTTGGTTAAAGTTGATATGTCTGAGTTGCTGATGGAGATGCTAGAAGATATGGAAATGCTGGCTCCCCACTTGATTGTGCAAACTGATTTTACTGATGGATTGTGGATAAAGGGCGATCGCGATCTTCTGATTCAAGTTTTGCAAAACCTGTTTAGTAATGCTATAAAATACAATCTCACCAACGGCTGGATAAAAATTCGCGCTCATCAAACTCAAACAACTCTCCACGTCACCATTGCTAATGCATCCAAAGATATTCCAGTCAGGGAAAGCCTACACATTTTTGACCGCTTCTATCGTGGCGATCCGGCTCGAACCCTCAAGATAGAAGGCATTGGACTGGGACTCAGCTTAGCCCGTGAAATTGCCAGGGCACATCATGGCGACCTCACCCTTAGTTCAACATCTTCTGGTCAAACAGCGTTTACGCTCACTTTACCGACAAAGGAGGTAGGAGGTAGGAGGCAAAAGGAAAACTGA
- a CDS encoding GAF domain-containing protein encodes MTSIEQPNGLQQSLNQESLLNRMIEQIRRSLDLQEILTSTVTEVRSFLRADRVKVYRFDADDSGEVIAESIDNERLPSLLGLRFPVHDIPEAAREMFLLVQQRSIIDVANGKIGLAPLQSKETGKRLQTNIHYRQVDPCHIQYLQAMGVQSSLVVPILDRDPQEQLAKPKLWGLLVSHHTEPRKILKPELKVLQQVVDQVTIAIAQSNLLTEALSQQKREATVNQITTLLHKLPTIQLQGALEEVITAFSGVGGRLYIEQSRELYTWGDQPTLPYELDNSIIEQHPIWQSWMSECKPGSILATSDLYKEPHLRVLALAFRSTQIRGLMVIPLHFREKFIGVLSIFRAEFETEILWAGQCEQNRRQLLPQLSFEVWREQKKGQAPEWKQEDITLAQALYDHFSMAIQQKQMYKEVQDLNANLELRVQEQTAELEKSLLITKVIKQVTEQIRRTLDLQTTLQTIVREVRSLLNSDRVVIMQLKSKSVIVEEINGDWQSVLGLNAPLKCFPDDHMYLYSQGRVRTINNVSTDSLSDCHREFLQSLQVQANLIVPINIGMELWGLLIAHECNAPRDWQDAEIDLLQQLGDQAAIAIQQAQLYEQTCNAETEARTKAVQLGQTLHELQETQTRLIQTEKMSGLGQLVAGIAHEINNPVNFIYGNLCHASDYIEQLLEILRLYQLYYPDPHSEISAAIKAIDFEFLIEDLPKIITSMQVGSDRIRSIVLSLRNFSRLDEAENKRVDLHEGIDSTLLILQHQLKESGEFPGIEVIKDYGNIPLVECYAGQMNQVFMNIFSNAIDALEMGNGKWVTYTKGSQSMRNGEWGMGNKAEKQNAKYPMPTIHISTRVSADNSRLLIRISDNGPGMTLEVKKRIFDPFYTTKPVGKGTGLGLAISYQIIVEKHGGIMECISEPGKGTEFWIEIPVKPPAKIDH; translated from the coding sequence ATGACATCTATCGAGCAACCAAACGGGTTACAGCAAAGCTTAAACCAAGAAAGTTTACTGAACCGGATGATCGAGCAGATCAGGCGATCGCTCGATCTTCAAGAAATATTAACAAGTACCGTTACTGAAGTACGGTCATTTTTACGTGCAGATCGAGTCAAGGTATATCGGTTTGATGCTGATGATAGTGGTGAAGTCATTGCTGAATCTATTGATAACGAGCGTTTGCCATCCTTGTTGGGGTTGCGCTTCCCAGTTCATGATATTCCCGAAGCAGCCAGAGAGATGTTTTTGTTAGTACAGCAACGTTCGATTATTGATGTGGCAAACGGGAAGATCGGGCTAGCGCCTCTACAATCAAAAGAAACTGGCAAACGCCTACAAACTAATATCCACTATCGCCAAGTAGACCCGTGCCATATTCAATACTTACAGGCGATGGGTGTGCAATCTTCTTTAGTAGTGCCAATTTTAGATCGCGATCCCCAAGAACAATTGGCAAAGCCTAAATTGTGGGGATTGTTGGTATCTCACCATACCGAACCGCGAAAGATTTTAAAGCCGGAACTGAAAGTATTGCAGCAAGTAGTCGATCAGGTGACGATCGCGATCGCTCAAAGTAATTTACTCACTGAAGCTCTTAGCCAGCAAAAGCGAGAAGCTACTGTTAACCAAATCACCACACTATTGCATAAACTACCAACAATCCAATTACAGGGGGCACTTGAAGAAGTTATTACCGCATTCAGTGGAGTAGGTGGTAGGCTTTACATTGAACAGAGTCGGGAACTATACACCTGGGGCGACCAACCGACACTCCCCTACGAATTAGATAACAGTATTATCGAACAGCATCCCATTTGGCAAAGTTGGATGTCCGAGTGTAAACCAGGTAGTATTTTGGCAACCTCTGACCTCTATAAAGAACCACATTTGCGAGTTTTGGCTTTAGCGTTCCGTTCTACTCAAATTCGCGGACTGATGGTGATTCCCCTACATTTCCGAGAAAAATTTATCGGTGTATTAAGCATTTTCCGCGCTGAATTTGAAACAGAAATTTTGTGGGCAGGACAATGCGAACAAAATCGGCGACAACTTTTACCCCAACTTTCCTTTGAGGTTTGGCGAGAGCAAAAAAAGGGGCAAGCACCTGAGTGGAAACAGGAAGACATAACATTGGCGCAAGCCTTGTACGATCATTTTTCAATGGCAATTCAGCAAAAGCAAATGTATAAAGAGGTACAAGACCTGAATGCCAACCTCGAACTGCGGGTGCAAGAACAAACTGCTGAACTCGAAAAATCATTACTAATCACTAAGGTAATCAAGCAAGTAACAGAGCAGATCCGCAGAACATTAGACTTGCAGACAACCTTGCAAACTATCGTTCGCGAAGTTCGCTCACTGCTAAATTCAGATCGGGTGGTGATAATGCAACTGAAGAGTAAATCGGTGATTGTGGAAGAGATTAATGGTGATTGGCAGTCAGTTTTGGGATTGAATGCACCACTGAAATGCTTTCCTGACGATCATATGTATTTATACTCTCAGGGGAGAGTACGGACAATTAACAACGTTTCAACGGATTCTTTAAGTGATTGTCATCGAGAGTTTTTGCAAAGTCTGCAAGTTCAAGCAAACTTAATAGTTCCAATTAATATAGGTATGGAACTATGGGGCTTACTAATTGCCCATGAATGTAATGCTCCCAGAGATTGGCAGGATGCAGAAATTGATTTATTGCAACAGCTAGGAGATCAGGCTGCGATCGCTATTCAACAAGCACAACTCTACGAACAAACCTGTAATGCCGAAACTGAAGCCAGAACTAAAGCTGTACAGTTAGGGCAGACTCTACACGAACTCCAAGAAACACAGACAAGATTGATTCAAACCGAAAAAATGTCCGGCTTAGGACAGTTGGTAGCGGGTATCGCCCACGAAATCAATAACCCCGTTAACTTTATCTACGGTAATTTGTGCCACGCGAGTGACTATATTGAACAACTGCTAGAAATTTTACGCCTCTACCAGCTATATTATCCCGATCCTCATAGTGAAATTAGCGCTGCGATCAAAGCCATCGATTTTGAGTTTTTGATAGAAGACCTCCCCAAAATCATCACCTCAATGCAAGTAGGAAGCGATCGCATCCGTTCAATAGTGTTGTCGTTACGCAATTTTTCTCGCTTAGATGAGGCTGAAAACAAGCGCGTTGATTTGCATGAAGGCATTGACAGCACCTTATTAATTTTACAACATCAGCTGAAAGAAAGTGGTGAATTTCCTGGTATTGAGGTAATCAAGGACTATGGCAATATCCCATTGGTAGAATGCTATGCCGGTCAAATGAATCAGGTATTTATGAATATTTTCAGTAATGCTATAGATGCCCTGGAAATGGGGAATGGGAAATGGGTAACTTATACTAAGGGCAGCCAAAGTATGAGGAATGGAGAATGGGGAATGGGGAATAAGGCAGAGAAACAGAATGCTAAATACCCAATGCCTACTATCCACATTTCCACTAGAGTCTCGGCAGATAACTCTCGTTTATTAATTCGGATTAGTGATAATGGGCCTGGAATGACTCTAGAAGTTAAAAAGCGAATTTTTGACCCGTTTTATACTACAAAACCTGTGGGGAAGGGTACAGGTTTGGGATTAGCAATCAGCTATCAGATTATTGTCGAAAAACATGGTGGAATAATGGAGTGCATTTCAGAACCTGGTAAAGGCACAGAGTTCTGGATTGAAATCCCCGTAAAACCTCCAGCTAAAATAGACCACTAA
- a CDS encoding response regulator transcription factor: protein MNVLFVEDEAKIANFVRAGLKEQGFVVDYCDNGDEGYLRALENEYDVLVLDIMVPGKDGLSILKLLRRQGRNTPIILLTARNELDDRLEGLNLGADDYIAKPFFVEELAARIHAVVRRSGSDVYDGLRLRQNLLCVGPLKLDRITREVTCNHQAIELTSREFNLLEYLMRSPGRVFTRTQILEHVWGYDFNPNTNVVDVCIQRIRKKIDPIDEAVWIESIRGVGYRFRKPESSS from the coding sequence GTGAACGTTTTATTTGTCGAAGATGAAGCGAAAATTGCTAACTTCGTTCGGGCTGGATTGAAGGAGCAGGGATTTGTTGTAGACTACTGCGATAATGGTGATGAAGGATATCTGCGGGCATTAGAAAATGAATATGATGTTCTTGTGCTTGACATTATGGTGCCGGGAAAGGATGGACTATCGATTCTGAAACTTTTGCGGCGGCAAGGTCGGAATACTCCGATAATTTTGTTGACGGCTCGGAATGAACTAGACGATCGCTTGGAAGGGCTAAATTTGGGAGCCGATGACTATATCGCGAAACCGTTTTTTGTGGAAGAGTTAGCAGCTCGAATTCATGCTGTTGTCCGCCGGAGTGGGAGCGATGTCTACGACGGGCTACGCCTACGCCAAAATCTCCTTTGCGTTGGGCCCCTCAAACTCGATCGCATCACTAGGGAAGTCACTTGTAATCACCAGGCAATAGAACTCACTAGTCGCGAGTTTAATCTTCTAGAATATCTGATGCGTTCTCCCGGACGGGTTTTCACCCGTACCCAAATTTTGGAACACGTTTGGGGCTACGACTTTAACCCCAACACCAATGTTGTAGATGTTTGTATCCAGCGAATTCGGAAAAAAATTGACCCCATTGATGAAGCGGTCTGGATTGAAAGTATTCGAGGCGTTGGATATCGGTTTCGCAAACCAGAATCTAGTTCATGA
- a CDS encoding N-glycosidase, giving the protein MTIYFYKVWQPYGCFSNFSLHEIHIQGTYWATVEHYYQAQKFVGSTDAAIIPLIHAAATPEEAAAFGRCSTRQLRRDWDLVKTQIMREAVLKKFLTHADIREVLLKTGDELLVENSPTDSFWGCGANKAGQNYLGKTLMSVREEIRNLLSLTGTYE; this is encoded by the coding sequence ATGACCATTTACTTTTATAAGGTTTGGCAGCCTTATGGCTGTTTTTCTAACTTTTCTCTCCACGAAATCCATATCCAGGGCACTTACTGGGCAACGGTTGAGCATTATTATCAAGCGCAAAAGTTTGTTGGCAGCACAGATGCGGCAATTATCCCCCTTATCCATGCCGCTGCTACCCCAGAAGAAGCTGCCGCTTTTGGAAGATGTAGCACTCGCCAACTCCGTCGAGACTGGGATTTGGTCAAAACTCAAATTATGCGAGAAGCTGTACTCAAAAAGTTTCTCACTCATGCTGATATTAGAGAAGTTCTGCTGAAAACAGGTGATGAGCTTTTGGTTGAAAATTCCCCAACCGATTCTTTTTGGGGCTGTGGTGCTAATAAAGCCGGTCAAAACTATCTCGGTAAAACTCTCATGAGCGTGCGTGAAGAAATCCGTAATTTACTATCTTTAACGGGAACTTACGAATAA